The genomic interval GGACTCCACCATCGAGTGACGCCCTCCGTCCTCGGTCCAGCCGGCGCAGCGCCTGCCTGCCTCCATTTCGCCAGGGGTTCGTTCCAGGAACCGGCCATGCCGTGTTACTGGGACTGCCATCGAGGGGAGAGTCGCGATGGCAGAGACACAGCAACCGACGATTCACGAAGCCGCGGCCTTGGGGGATTTGCAGGGCCTTGCCCAAGCCCTCGAGCGCGGAGAGAGCATCGACGCGCCGCAGGAGGGGGGCGTCACCCCGCTGATGGCCGCCGCGTTCAACGGGCAGACCGCCGCGGTCCAACGCCTCATCTCCCTCAAGGCCTCGCTGGACGCGCAGAGCGCCGCGGGCTGGACGGCGCTGCTCTACGCCGCGAAGCTCGGCCACACGGAGACCCTCCGGGAGCTGCTGAAGGCCGGGGCCAATCCCAACCTCACCGCGACGGGCGGCGAGACCGCCATCATCGAAGCGGCCTTCAATCACCACGAAGGCGCGGTCATGGCGCTGCTCCAGGCAGGCGTCGCGCCTGGCAAGCCCACGTCCATCGGCCTCACCGACCTCATCGTCTGCGCCGACGGCGGCTACCTGCCAGCGGTCAAGCTCCTGCTGGAGCGCCACGCGCCCGTGAATGACGCCAACGTCTATGGCGAGACGGCGCTCATCCGCGCCAGCCTGCGCGGACACACCCAGGTGGTGGCCTTCCTGCTGCGGCACGGCGCGGACAGGTCCATCGCCGACAAGTCCCAGAAGACGGCCAGGGACTGGGCGCTCGAGAAGGGCTTCCCCCAGGTCGCCGCGCTGTTCGACAGCAACGACGCCACGCTGGATGAAGTGCTCACCCAGAGCGCGCCCGCCCCCTCCCCGAGCAGGAAGTCCTCGACCGGCGACGTCGACTACACGGACTTCGCCGCGTGGACGCAGGGCTACATCTACGGCTTCGCCGGGTACGCCCCGATGAAGCACTCCACCGATGCCGCCGCGTTCGTGGGCCT from Myxococcus stipitatus carries:
- a CDS encoding ankyrin repeat domain-containing protein; the protein is MAETQQPTIHEAAALGDLQGLAQALERGESIDAPQEGGVTPLMAAAFNGQTAAVQRLISLKASLDAQSAAGWTALLYAAKLGHTETLRELLKAGANPNLTATGGETAIIEAAFNHHEGAVMALLQAGVAPGKPTSIGLTDLIVCADGGYLPAVKLLLERHAPVNDANVYGETALIRASLRGHTQVVAFLLRHGADRSIADKSQKTARDWALEKGFPQVAALFDSNDATLDEVLTQSAPAPSPSRKSSTGDVDYTDFAAWTQGYIYGFAGYAPMKHSTDAAAFVGLIQRITQRTVITIGASFHPYQLIRPEGLSVWSYTLLRLHSQQKAGLTEVGHGRSSVHTVPPADAFPMRQWSDTRLFTDVNPVFGQYVPFVIPYLVPKDDQSPYWEKRLAAEVAAHGHATPYLESINEAMRFLLPTPAFVVGFDAFDETNPHGVVQNFVNVAEKLLNATLRQG